aatataatcattacatttatctatgcaacactttttaacatatttataagtatagttGCAATTTGCATTTAACATTGTCAGTAATTGTCatttgtacctacataatttaaaaaatatttaagggtaaaaatttaaaataattgtaatttgtcatttataatatgttattgaaaaaatgttaaattatatacaaatgacaattagtttatattttttaattattttaaatttttatcctgaaatatttttttaattatgtaggtacaaatGACAATTATGTACAATGTTAAATGCAGATTGCAGTTAtacttctaataattattataatttgagacAGCGGCAAATTTCCTGTTTGTAGGAAAGCAAATAGCTTAATCCGCCACTGGTAAAACCCATGGGCGTAAATTTGGGGGAGGGGCGTATAGAGTTTCGcagacctttttttttatttataattttatcccCCCTCTTCTAAATGGCAAATTTACGCCTATGGTAaaacctatattaaaaaaacgttaatatttcTCGTttcttgatataaaacaattatttaattgatacttAAATACTAAGATAGTAAGATAACCGTGTTATTGTGTAATTTTCCTCACCACCTTTATTGTTAAACGACatacattaacaattttaccATCGTCTGTGTTATTTATGAGGTATTACACGAGccgcgttttttttattgtggtgTCCCCGGTAGGCCTATTCCACATTGTAAGCGAGAACGCGCAAACGTCGatcgactataataatatttatgtatagatacTTTCTCGCGTATAAAATACGTCTTATGACTTAGGTATATACCAAATGTCCAAATGTCATCAATGtaactaatacataatatatatagccatattagtaatataagaaaataaatatcgaatattatatacatttaataaaaaggtGTTAATtggtttaaatcaataattttagtttatagtcATAGCACGACATTCGCCCATTTCCAACTTACTATAGTGTTGAATTTAAATGCGTGTATTGTGTGTTAGCTTCTATAGAAATAAGTGAGGCTGCAGGTACTGAGAAATTATTAGTCACATACTCACATCGTATTATAAGTTTAGGGAGTTAAAATaggttacatttttttggggAACCTACTTAACggattatgtattaaaatcctaatacaaatataatgtaatgtaagaTACAAATTATGCGCAGGTTTTGCGTTCAAAACTGGATGTAATTGTGAGTTCTACATCTGTGATTGAGGCAATTGTTTGTGAGCTAGCAGCTGGGCAAGGGTATGAGATAACAAATAAGTAGGACAAATCGTTTACGGGTTTTGGATTTTGCTTTCAAAACCGGGAAAAAAATGCGGTGGTTTATGGGTTTTGAGTTCAAACCCGGGTGCAATTGTTTATGAGTTTTGTTTTCGAAACCGGATACAATTGTTTGCGAGTTACGAGTACGGGATACCAACATGGAAACATGGATCAAATTGTTTTCGTGTTGTGGGTTTTGTGTTTAAAACCCTTGTaaagttgtaaaattatttttaggttcTGTGTTCAAAACtggataatattgtttatgagTTTTTCATTTGTAACTGGGCACAAATTTGCGAGTAGTGTAATAAATGGTTTGGAAATATGTCAATTGCGCCAGAAATCACGGataaggaaaaaaattatgggaTTCAAAAAGgttatatgcataaaaaacaaaaaaaatttatttgaaaaaaaagtaatcaaGTTATACATTAAAGATAATACCCTTCCTcagattactattatttaaattcaacactTTTCTAattctaaaactatatatttagtttacctattatgtatattattttataataataataagtatacaatataatatataaatcaataataaatataactgtctatgataaaataatattatattgtaaatatttagattaaaaaaacagCTATTTGAATTGAACTAGGGTTTTTAGACTATAAGTCTatgtctatactctataacatagtatacaataacttaaataaataaataaatattactcacaaaattatgtataaatgttttacgGATCGCAGATTTGTGAGCGAATCCACGTGAGATCATTTACACATCTTGattatataatcttaaaaactatacattttcaacgtttatatataaaaaaaatgtttgatccCCCCCTccccgaatttttttttcatttacggtctttatgtaaaatatgaataaattgtaaataatataccaactAATTAATAGTACTATATAGATAGGTAAGTATTAATTGATATAGCCAGTGCTCAGTGGCGTAGCAAGGGTTATGACGAAGTATGCCTCTACAaaagtagtatttttattctactttaaaaacgaaatttttttcactatgcattttgtcattttgaaatgtgtatgattttgtttattcaaACACACTAcgtgtgaatttaataattaaattatgaaaaacgcATAAGGAAAATACCAAATTTTTCCATTAGTAttccattaattattgttattaacgagTATATTGCGTACAtttgtcaaatttttaatcGGTAAAGGCGCTTTTTTCTAAGATTGCCAAGGGCTCTAACGCGTCTTTCTATGCTGACTAGGTAGTACCTACATGCAGTGCTTGATTTGGAAAAAAACTAGAAAAGAGACCCAAGACACTTAGAGGATATTGGATGGAACGAGCATTCCATACAAAATTTACAGTCATATTACCCAAAGCCCCCCACTCCCCCCTTCAGTCACCAAGTGGCGTATTTAGGATTTTACTGCCCCgggtacacatttttttaatgtcctTTTCCTCACGTCGGTTTTTTATAGTGGAAATTTTTCTTACCCTAAAAAAACTTACAATACATGTGATATGCTAATAGTATCATGcagtataaaaatctattgagTGTTCTAGAATGTTGAATATCGTAGGTTTTCTCAGTAGTACCcatgataacaaaataatcaaagcctgcaattgtaaaatttattaatttattttcatatcatatttattttcataatatgtttataaaaaaaacatcattaaattaatattataagaaaagttCCCAGTTAAATTTGCTGCCCCCCAAAAAAGTGCCCCCCTTGTCCCCATAAccccaaaaaattattaaattgtataaacacttatttatttattatatcattcaattataatttataatacgattatatcaatctattaaatataatatctattatttatggaATAAtcacagatataatatatttatacttctgTAGGCATACTCGTAATCTTCAACCATATAaactaagtaaaaaataaacttagttTATAAGGTCGAAGAGCATTATACTttcttatcattatattttacggtTAGGAattttacaatcatttttttttcatagttgatacaaatgtacaaatattatgattataggttataggtatattttgcaTCATAAAAACTGATGATTTACAAATTCACTATAAGTAGTAAATGTTGCGATCCCAACGTTccgtttcaaataaataaaaagggtatgctaaaaaaaattaaaaataagagggACCCCATGAGCCCCACGTTCACCTATAATTCAAGcactgtataaatgtatatcaaatTTGTGGTTAAGTAagaactataattaaattgaacgcacttctattaaattaatgggtTATTGGGTTAAACTGCTTAGTAGGTACTTGAACGATATAAATGAAATCAcagtttttaaagtatatttatttatataaataaatgttatttgttaattagttAACAAAtcttaagttatataaaataaaaaatatatagtaaggAACTTTATAAGTTGCTTTAATTATGatgtaatatttctttatgaaTCGACCAATGAAGTTTTTGTACCTTCTGAAatgtaattgattatttaaatacaatatttatataatagtgtacaatactataataaaggAACAAACTCaagaaattactaattttttatttattctgtgaACAGACCGAGTTATTATTGTCACGAATGTTTAGTTGTTGTTACCACAACGTTGGTTATTACCATAATCTCGAAATTTGCAAAAAATTCTGTGTTTAGAtaacaaaagaaatattaaagctGTTATcgttgttataacttataatattttgcgaGATTAGTGAAGTTTTCCAATTTTCAATACATCTATTTTCTATATCAAAGCGATTCGTTTTCGGGGctatcgatttatttttgatacatgattcatatttattcGTCCCCGTAACCAGTTTCTTACTCTCAGATTTCAATGGTTGTCCTATTTGCGACGATACGTTGACGATTGCCGCTCTGACCGAACTGAAAGACTGACGACAAaatcacaacaataataatacattattactgtcatcattgatattgttattatggttCCGCATCCGATATTCGTCATGAATGCTGAAACGTCTCGTTACTACATCGACAACCTGTACACGCAAGACAACGCAAAATGCTATCAGGCGCTCAACTTCGTAAAGAACTCCATCATGGGTAGCAACAAGCAGAAGGGAATAGTTATCGCCAACGGCATACTGCCCAGGCTTTTGCaggtaattcattataaaattggaAATGAATATTCCTTTCAGCGCTTTTATTCGATTTAcaaatgcaatatttattattcttttataggTTTTACCCGACCAATCAAAAACACCAGATATCCGTCTAGAAACTGTAGTAATACTTGGCTCATTGGCCAAAGGAACTGAAGACCAAGTTAAGGCACTGGTGGATGCAAATGTTGTGACATATATATTCAATGCTTTCCTCATTGATGATGAACCAAAATTTACAGAAGCGTGTCTTCGTTGCATATGTACCATTTTACAATTTCCTTTTTCTGATTATTCCGTTGTGTTTAGTGATGTAGCCATTATAAGAAAGTTGATTAAAATCATTGAAGATTCTATTAGCAACAGTATTTGTGCCATGTCTATACTATCTTATTCTTGTCGTACAACAGCTCATCAAAATATACTATGGGAAGAAGGGATCGGTTTTATTTTGGCTAATCTATTGAACACTGAACTGGACGATTTATCCATTGCCACATTGAAATGTTTTGCTCGCGTTTGTCAAGATAACCCAATGATTTCTGCAGCTTTAGAAGAGACTGAATATAATGGTAAGACAATGCCAGAAATGTTAGACTCTATGCGAGGTGGTGATCGACCTACTAGTATGCGTTTAGCCGCATCAAAATGCATAACGTGTCTCTATCGAGCAGGAGCATTAGAAGTAAGTGATTCTAAAGTAATGTTTGGAGCATTACCAACTCTTGTGCGTTTATGTCAAAATGATCAAAAATGGGAACATCGTGTTGAAGCAGCTGAAATTTTAGCTGTACTCATCGAGGATGATGCTGAACTTCAGTCATTAGCAAGTATATCAAATCACCTGTTACAAACTCTAGCAGAGTTTGTGAATTATCCTGCACATCCCTTGGGGGAATATGGTGGCACTTATGGAGAACATAGGTCTAAAGAAATGAAACAAGCTGCtttcaaagtaaaaataaatcatacattttttctaattcttTAGTATTcttgagtatttataatcatgtatGTTTTAGGTATTTGCATCTCTTGGGGCAAATGATGAAGAAATTCGCAAGCGTATAATTGAAACTGACAATTTAATTGATCATATAGTTTTAGGTCTGAAAGATCCTAGCCCTAAAGTGCAATTAGCTGCTGTTCGATGTTTACATTCTTTGTCACGTTCTGTCCAGCAACTACGTACAACTTTTCAAGATCATTCAGTTTGGAAACCTTTAATGACATTATTAGAAGGTGCTTCTGATGAAATTCTGAGTGTTACCTCGTCCACACTATGTAaccttttattagaattttcaCCATCCAAAGAACCCATCTTAGAGTCAGGAGCTATAGAACTATTTTGCAGTTTAACTAAACGAGATGATCATTCATTAAGACTTAATGGTATATGGGCATTAATGAATATGGCATTCCAAGcagaacaaaaaattaaatcacaaaTCCTAAGTACTTTGGGAACTGAccaaatattcaatttgttaTCTGATTCTCATATCAACATTCTAATGAAAACATTAGGACTGTTAAGAAATTTGCTTTCGACAAAACCTCACATTGACTATATAATGAACCTCTGCGGTGGTGATATAATACAGGCAGTGATGATGATTCTCGAAGGCGATCATTTGCCGGAGGTAAAGGAACAGGCATTGTGTATTTTAGCCAACATTGCTGATGGTGACATTGCTAAAGATTACATAATgagaaataatgaaattctgaaaaaaatacaagaataCATGACAAATTGTAATGCAAAATTACAAGCTGCagcaatattttgtgtttctAATCTTGTGTGGAAAGAAGATAGTGGTGCAGCTGACAGACAAGCCAAATTAAAGGAAATGggcatttttaaacttttgcaGCAATTGATAACAACATCGGATTCATTGTTGTTTGACAAAGTAAAAACTGCATTGACCCAGTTTTCAGACTCTTGACAAATCAGCTGTTACAACTTGCCGCCTTCTGTTGGCGTGtaagtaaaatgtttatttattcatcctttcattaaaaataaagccttcaacaacaatttattgtaatcttgttttattttatttaatataaattataaattgtgaaaggcaatgttattataaacatttgtaaaaaatttcttttgaTTCTTACAaatctattgtatattttttttttttatcatattcattatttgttaattattttaatttagctgataaatattttgttttcatcatATGATTAaactaaatctaatttaatatttgtactctaattatttttcttgcccagtataatatgtatagagataatttatgtttaagaaACATTATTTGAGTGTGAGGTTATGaaaagacaaaatataaattaataatatccataatttatttcaactaa
This sequence is a window from Rhopalosiphum maidis isolate BTI-1 chromosome 1, ASM367621v3, whole genome shotgun sequence. Protein-coding genes within it:
- the LOC113560562 gene encoding armadillo repeat-containing protein 8-like, giving the protein MVPHPIFVMNAETSRYYIDNLYTQDNAKCYQALNFVKNSIMGSNKQKGIVIANGILPRLLQVLPDQSKTPDIRLETVVILGSLAKGTEDQVKALVDANVVTYIFNAFLIDDEPKFTEACLRCICTILQFPFSDYSVVFSDVAIIRKLIKIIEDSISNSICAMSILSYSCRTTAHQNILWEEGIGFILANLLNTELDDLSIATLKCFARVCQDNPMISAALEETEYNGKTMPEMLDSMRGGDRPTSMRLAASKCITCLYRAGALEVSDSKVMFGALPTLVRLCQNDQKWEHRVEAAEILAVLIEDDAELQSLASISNHLLQTLAEFVNYPAHPLGEYGGTYGEHRSKEMKQAAFKVFASLGANDEEIRKRIIETDNLIDHIVLGLKDPSPKVQLAAVRCLHSLSRSVQQLRTTFQDHSVWKPLMTLLEGASDEILSVTSSTLCNLLLEFSPSKEPILESGAIELFCSLTKRDDHSLRLNGIWALMNMAFQAEQKIKSQILSTLGTDQIFNLLSDSHINILMKTLGLLRNLLSTKPHIDYIMNLCGGDIIQAVMMILEGDHLPEVKEQALCILANIADGDIAKDYIMRNNEILKKIQEYMTNCNAKLQAAAIFCVSNLVWKEDSGAADRQAKLKEMGIFKLLQQLITTSDSLLFDKVKTALTQFSDS